Proteins encoded within one genomic window of Thiothrix litoralis:
- the xseA gene encoding exodeoxyribonuclease VII large subunit has product MQTERIILSISQLNAEVGQLLSQGFPALWVEGEISNFIRASSGHLYFSLKDASAQVRCAMFKGRASTLKLAPKNGLKVLVRGKVGLYEPRGEYQFIIEHMEDTGVGVLQRQFEALKRQLHAQGLFSSEHKQPLPAFPRCIGVITSPTGAAIRDILNVLKRRCPQIPVMIYPVLVQGEGSKEQIVNAIRQADREQRCDVLILTRGGGSIEDLWSFNEEVVAHAIHACSLPIISGVGHEIDFTIADFVADLRAPTPSAAAELVSPDMAALQTHTQRLFSQLQRNQQRRLQLAGEHLRRLRQRLENQRPTNRLQQKVQRLDELEMRLQAAIQRYFGRRHDKLQIQAGKLHALSPLAVLERGYGITRMAESGQVVRNTNTLRLGETVITQIKDGRFESIVTSVR; this is encoded by the coding sequence ATGCAAACAGAACGTATCATCCTCAGTATTTCCCAACTCAACGCCGAAGTTGGCCAGTTGCTCTCGCAAGGCTTCCCTGCCTTGTGGGTGGAAGGCGAAATCTCCAACTTTATCCGTGCCTCGTCTGGTCATTTATACTTCAGCCTGAAAGATGCCAGTGCCCAAGTGCGTTGCGCCATGTTCAAGGGACGCGCCTCAACCTTAAAGCTTGCCCCCAAAAATGGCCTGAAAGTATTGGTACGCGGCAAAGTCGGCCTTTACGAACCACGCGGCGAATACCAGTTCATCATCGAGCATATGGAAGATACCGGGGTGGGCGTATTACAACGCCAGTTCGAGGCACTTAAACGCCAATTACACGCGCAAGGTCTATTTTCCAGCGAACACAAACAGCCACTCCCCGCCTTCCCACGCTGTATTGGGGTTATTACCTCGCCTACTGGTGCGGCGATCCGCGACATCCTCAATGTACTGAAACGCCGTTGCCCACAAATTCCCGTGATGATTTACCCGGTGCTAGTACAAGGCGAAGGCTCCAAGGAACAGATTGTTAACGCCATTCGCCAGGCTGACCGCGAGCAACGTTGCGATGTACTGATTTTGACGCGCGGCGGCGGTTCGATCGAAGACCTGTGGTCGTTTAATGAGGAAGTGGTGGCTCATGCCATCCACGCTTGTTCTTTGCCGATCATCAGCGGGGTCGGGCATGAAATCGACTTCACCATTGCCGATTTCGTCGCCGATCTTCGCGCCCCTACCCCATCAGCAGCAGCGGAATTGGTCAGCCCGGATATGGCGGCGCTGCAAACCCATACTCAACGGCTATTCTCCCAATTACAGCGCAACCAGCAACGCCGTTTACAACTCGCGGGCGAACACCTGCGTCGCTTACGGCAGCGCCTTGAAAACCAGCGTCCTACCAATCGCTTACAACAAAAAGTTCAACGGCTGGATGAACTGGAGATGCGTTTGCAAGCGGCTATCCAACGTTACTTTGGGCGGCGACATGACAAGCTGCAAATTCAGGCGGGAAAACTTCATGCACTCAGCCCACTTGCGGTGCTGGAGCGGGGTTACGGCATTACCCGCATGGCAGAGTCTGGGCAAGTGGTACGCAATACCAACACCTTACGGCTGGGCGAAACGGTTATCACCCAAATCAAGGATGGCCGTTTCGAGAGCATTGTCACCAGCGTCAGATAA